The following proteins come from a genomic window of Halomicroarcula saliterrae:
- a CDS encoding ABC transporter permease, producing the protein MSNQVEQSGSSTANETSLRALVRVTFEKESIILRRYWFNTVGGIGATYVMFLLIFFGGRTVTPTLVTENLTGIIVGFFIWTMSWSSFQTSAQTLSREARWGTLEQTYMSPFGLFTVISTRITVQLSYTLVIGHIMLLFMMIPTGTWVWIDPLSVVPLAVVTMLSATGLGYAFGGLALVYKRVSSIFMIVQVLLLGAISSPATLFTNLLPLAWGTDLIVVVISQGTSLWQLPLTDLGGVSAVTIGYLVVGYGVFGYAMKVTKRRGIMGHY; encoded by the coding sequence GTGAGCAACCAGGTCGAGCAGTCGGGGTCATCGACAGCGAACGAGACGAGCCTGCGGGCGCTGGTTCGCGTCACGTTCGAGAAAGAATCCATCATTCTTCGACGATACTGGTTCAATACTGTCGGCGGTATCGGCGCGACCTACGTCATGTTCCTGTTGATCTTCTTCGGCGGTCGGACGGTGACACCGACGCTCGTCACCGAGAACCTGACTGGAATCATCGTCGGCTTTTTCATCTGGACGATGTCCTGGAGCTCGTTTCAGACCTCTGCCCAGACACTCTCCCGGGAAGCGAGATGGGGAACGCTGGAACAGACGTACATGAGTCCATTCGGGCTGTTTACTGTAATTTCGACGCGAATCACCGTACAACTGAGTTACACGCTTGTCATCGGCCATATCATGCTCCTCTTCATGATGATTCCCACGGGGACATGGGTCTGGATAGACCCCCTCAGTGTCGTCCCGCTGGCCGTCGTCACGATGTTGTCTGCCACTGGACTCGGCTACGCCTTCGGGGGTTTGGCGCTGGTGTACAAACGTGTCAGCAGTATCTTCATGATAGTGCAGGTGCTGCTTCTGGGCGCCATCAGTTCCCCCGCCACCCTGTTTACGAACCTGCTTCCGCTCGCGTGGGGAACCGACCTCATCGTGGTGGTAATCTCCCAGGGAACGTCACTCTGGCAACTCCCGCTGACCGACCTTGGCGGGGTGAGCGCGGTGACGATAGGATATCTGGTGGTCGGGTACGGTGTCTTCGGATACGCGATGAAGGTGACAAAACGACGCGGAATTATGGGTCATTACTAG
- a CDS encoding ABC transporter ATP-binding protein gives MRNHSTGVAGSSHPIIEVRGLTKRFSGPEGEITAVDGVSFDINEGEIVGFLGPNGAGKTTTIKSILGIIEPTDGTALIDGLDPTVETKQVYNRVSGMLEGARNLYWRLTVRENLRYFTGLQGRHPDRETERHERLLSLVNLESKADEQVRSLSRGMKQKACLACVLARSTPIVFLDEPTLGLDVEGSRDLQSELRRLATEEDRTVIISSHDMDVIESVCDRVLLFDDGELAVEDRLESLLGAFSTQAYRVHLSERFPAEQSLEGYDPDWAGDRRSFSVTLRDETDFYNFTDVLEASDASLDRIEPITADLENVFVSILEEEADVQRQETPATDGQSGFVTGQQGVDS, from the coding sequence ATGAGAAATCATTCGACAGGAGTTGCCGGGAGTTCCCACCCGATAATCGAGGTCCGGGGACTCACAAAGCGATTTTCCGGCCCTGAAGGCGAGATAACTGCTGTCGACGGTGTGTCGTTCGATATAAACGAAGGTGAAATCGTCGGCTTTCTCGGTCCGAACGGTGCCGGAAAGACCACGACGATCAAATCCATCCTCGGCATCATCGAACCGACCGACGGAACAGCGTTGATAGACGGCCTCGACCCCACTGTCGAGACCAAACAGGTGTACAACCGCGTGAGTGGCATGCTCGAAGGGGCACGCAATCTCTACTGGCGGCTTACCGTCCGGGAGAACCTCCGGTATTTCACCGGGCTGCAGGGTCGACATCCGGACAGAGAAACCGAGCGACACGAACGACTGCTCTCGCTGGTCAACCTCGAATCGAAGGCTGACGAACAGGTTCGGTCGCTCTCTCGGGGCATGAAACAGAAGGCCTGTCTCGCCTGCGTCCTGGCCCGCTCGACGCCGATTGTTTTCCTCGATGAACCGACCCTCGGGCTCGACGTCGAAGGGAGCCGCGACCTCCAGTCGGAACTCCGTCGGTTGGCGACAGAGGAAGACCGGACGGTAATCATCTCCAGTCACGACATGGACGTGATCGAGTCCGTCTGTGATAGGGTGCTCTTGTTCGACGACGGGGAACTCGCCGTCGAAGACCGCCTGGAGTCACTGCTCGGGGCGTTTTCGACCCAGGCCTATCGGGTCCATCTCAGCGAGAGATTTCCCGCCGAGCAATCACTCGAGGGGTACGACCCCGACTGGGCGGGAGACCGAAGGTCGTTCAGTGTGACCCTCCGCGACGAGACTGACTTCTACAACTTCACCGACGTGCTCGAAGCATCCGATGCAAGTCTGGACCGGATAGAGCCGATCACGGCCGACCTCGAGAACGTGTTCGTCTCGATACTCGAGGAAGAAGCCGATGTCCAGAGACAGGAGACACCGGCCACGGATGGACAGTCCGGGTTCGTCACGGGCCAACAGGGTGTCGACTCGTGA